The segment tatgtatatatatgtatatatatatgtatatatatatatatatatatatatatatatatatatatatatgtatatatatatatgtatatatatatgtatatatatatgtatatatatatatgtatatatatatatatatatatgtatatatgtatatatgtatatgtatacatatatatatgtatatatatatatatatatatatatatatatatatatatatatatgtatatatatttgtatgaaccgtgtccatgttgacaaatgtagaaaaggtatgaatgagactggatatcttcacaatacaagagatttatttgaccggtttcgattacgtcttcatcagaaatacatacataagagaaaatacatagcatatatatactacataggagctggtagatcacctgacgactgtgacctcgcactcgttacgcagtaaaacaaaatctgttgttgtaattggcttctttctccgggcactgaggatctgcagccctgagtttcttgagaatgaggtttcatatgtaattaattcttttatgcaacataagtacccaaaaggtcttctgctaaacctcaggaagaaggcggagaacatacttgcaagatcaaccccagtgacatcctctgacttcctcatactgcctccatgtaacgtttcccaggcattcagcaaatactttggaaaaacagtgaaaatcgccagcacatccagggaaaagatacatgatatgatacgagacaagaagcagttgaaaaacaaccccaacagtgcagtatatcatATACCCTGCAGCgtttgcgataaggcctatttttgtgaaacgggacgaggcttcaacaccaggatcatcgaacattgAGCCAACGTccatcaccacaggacttccaatgccatggtagttcatgtagatgaagctggacatctaccgaactggaaggaagccgaagtaatccatgaaggattgagtaaacataaaaggaaggtcatggaagctgcatacatcgcgacagaaaagaatatgaacaccgcatcaggcaggtttaaagtgtccaaggttgcaactgcaattatgcgcgtaacgagtgcgaggtcacagttgtcaggtgatctaccagctcctatgtagtatatatatgctatgtattttctcttatgtatgtatttctgatgaagacgtaatcaaaaccggtcaaatacatctcttgaattgtgaagatataaagtctcattcatacgttttctacataatatatatatatatatatatatatatacatatatatatatatatatatagacatatatatatatatatatatatatatatatatatatatatatatatatatagacatatatatatagacatatatatatagacatatatatatatatatatatatatatatatatatatatatatatatatatatatatagacatatatagacatatatagacatatatatatatatacatatatatagccatatatatagacatatatacatatatagacatacatatatatatatatatatgaatatatatacatatatatatatatatatatatatgtatatatatttatatatatatttatatatatatataaatagatagatttacatatatatatatatatatatatatatatatatatatatatatatatatatatatatatatatataaatatatatatatataaatatatatatatatatataaatatatatatatatatataaatatatatatatatatatatatatatatatatatatatatacatatatatatatatacatatatatacatatatatatatatatatatacatatatatatatatatatatatacatatatatatagacatatatatagacatatatatatagacatatatatagacatatatatacatatatatagacatatatatatatatacatatatatatacacatatatatacatatatatatacatatatatacatatatatacatatactatatatatatactatatatatatactatatatatatacatatatatactctttatatatatatatatatatatatatatatatatatactatgtatatatatactatatatatatgatatatatatatatatatatatatatatatatatatatatatattatatactatatatatatatatatatatatatatatatatatatatatgtatatatatatatatgtatatatatatatatatttatatatatatatttatatatatatgtatatatatatatatatatatatatatatatatatatttatatatatatatatatatttatatatatataaatatatacatatatatgtatgtatatatatatatatatatatatatatatatttatatatatatatatttatatatatatatttatatatatatatttatatatatatatctatatatatatatttatatatgtatatatttatatatgtgtgtatatatttatatatgtgtatatatatatatatatatatatatatatatatatatatatatatatatgtgtgtgtgtgtgtgtgtgtgtgtgtgtgtgtatgtgtgtgtgtgtgtgtgtgtgtatatatatatatatatatatttatatatatatatatatatatatatatatatatgtgtgtgtgtgtgtgtgtgtgtgtgtgtgtgtgtgtgtgtgtgtgtatatatatatatatatatatatatatatatatatatatatatatatatatatatatatatatgtatgtatataatatatatatatataatatatatatatatatatatatatatatatatatatatatatatatatatatatatgagtgtatatttatatatttatctctaatcTGGGGACCTGTCTTatgaaaaaacataaagaaaaagagttatgttattataatgataattataattgttaatattatttattgttaattCCAGGACTCTTTTGTGGTCACCAAATGTTGATGTAAGCTATTTTGCTGCTGGCATTGTGGCACATCTGGTGTGTGCGGGACATGACTCTTGGGATGAGTCTGGCATATCAAAAGAGGACCTTCTTGAAGAACTGGTGAGTAATTTTGTGGCGTTTCCTTTATCTTAATCTATCTGATGTTTTTACAGTTAATTGATTTGTACCTTTGGTAAGCTGAccacatcatatataaatatatgagggGGCTTCAAAAAGTTTGTAGAAAAAGTCCATAACTAAAAACTGTTTGGAAGGATTTTGATATCAAAGCACCTGAACAATCTTGTACCAATATGGTATAACATGTTCAAACATGAATCCTTAAAGGCCGTCTGAGTAGAATTGAGGGTCTTGTGATCTGAACCATGTCAGAGTAGCTCTTTTTACATCTTCAACTGACAGAAAATTGGTACCTTTCAATGATTTTTTCAActttggaaagaaaaagaagtcagaTGAGCCTAAATCAGGGCTGTAAGGGGGATGTCAGATGATTTGCCATTGAAATTCACGTAGCACAGCTCTTGTTTGCCAGGCACCATGAACTGGTGCATTGTCGTTGTAGAAGAGAACGTATTGATGCAACTTTCCAGGGTGTTTTTCCAATATTTTTTGGACAGCTCTCTCAAAATGCCTTCATAATAAGAAGATGGAATTCTCTTCATGTTCTTGAGGAAGTCAACTAGCAAAAACCCCTCTGCATCCCAGAAGACAATGGCTATGACCTTTCCTCTTGATTTTGCTTTGACTGGTCCATTTCTACCCCTGGGCAGCCACTGCTTTGATTGAATTTTGTCCATGGGATCATACTGGTAGAGTCTTGTTTGATCCCCTGTCACAATTCTTAGCAGAAAAGCTTCAGAGTCCCCATCCCACTTGTTCAAAATTTCCATTGAAAGATTTGCTCTCGTTTGCTGCTGGTCTGGGTGCAACAGCCTAGGGACCCATCTAACAGAAAACATGCTAAGTCACAAACTCTCCAAAGATTTGTGTGTGCAGAACCCACAGATGTTGAGTGTATCTGTTACCGATTCAATGGTTATTTGTCTATCCTTTTCAGTCAAGTCCTGAACAGCATCAGTGTTTCCCTCACAAACTGACAATGTTGGCCTGCCACTGCAGGGCTCATTTTCAACTTTGTTTTTTCCACTTCTGAAGGGACTTATCCATTTGTAGGTTGTTGACTTCTTTGGGGTATTATCAccataaaccataaaccataaactCAGAGTATCAATGATTTGCCTATTCTCCCAACCAAGTTTCACCATAAACTTGTTTTAGTCTCGATTTTGGTGGATTCCATATTGCTTGAATGGTGCCTTATTTTCAACTGGCAGCAATGCTTTCTTACCAGTATTTAAGGGTTCATGTTTGAACACGGTAAAAGAATGTTCAGGTGCATTGAAATCAAAATCCTTCCAAACAATTTTAATTGTGGACTTTTTCCACAAACTTTTTGAAGCACCCTCGtccatgtatgtaagtatatatgtatatatgtatatatgtatatgtatatatgtgtatatgtatatgtatatatatatttatatatatatatatatatatatatatatatatattatatatgctataatatatatatatatatacatatatacatatatctatctatctatatatatatatatatatatatatatatatatatatatatatatatatatatatatatatatatttgtttgtatatatatatacacatttatatatatatatatatttatatatatatatatatatatatatatatatatatatatatatatttataatatatatatatatatatatatatatatatatatatatattatgaataaatatatgtgtatgtacatatatatatatattcgtatatatatatatattatgaataaatatatgtgtatgtacatatatatatatatatatatattcgtatatatatatatatatatatatatatatatatatatatatatatatatatatacatatacatatacatatacatatacatacatacatatatatatatatatatatatatatatatatatatatatatatacacatacacatacatatacatatacatatatatatatatatatatatatatatatatatatatatatatatatatatatatatatatatatatatacatatacatatacatatacatatacatatacatatacatatacatacatatatatatatatatatatatatatatatatatatatatatatatatatatttacatatatatatatatatatatatatgtatacatatacatatacatatatatatatatatatatatatatatatatatatatatatatatacatatacatatatatatatatatatatatatatataatatatatttgtatatatatatttatatatatatatatatatatatatatacgtatacatatatatatatatatatatatatatatatatatatgtatatatatgtatatatatgtatatatatgtatatatatgtatacatatatatatatatatatatatatatatatatatacatatatatatatatatatatatatatatatatattatatatatatacatatacacatatatacatatatacatacatatatatatatatatatatatatatacatatacatatatatatatatatatatatatatatatatatatatatatatatatatgaatatatatatgaatatatatatatatatatatatatatatatatatataaaatatatttatattatatatattatatgtatatatatatatatatatatatatatatatatatttatatatatttatatatatttatatatatagatatgtatatatatatatatatatgtatatttatatatatacatacatatatatatatatatatatatatatatatatataaatatatatatatatatatatattttatatatatatataaatattatatatatatatatatatatatatatatatatatatataaatatatatatatatatattttatatatatatataaatattatatatatatatatatatatatatatatatatatatatatatatatataaatatatatatatatatatttatgcgtatatataaataaatattatatatatatatatatatatatatatatatatatatatatataagtaaataaatatatatatatatatatataaaaatataaatatatatatatatatatatatatatatatatatatttatttatttatgtatatatatatatatatatttatatatatatatatatatatatatatatatatatatatatatatgtatatatatatatatgtatatatatatatgtatatatatatgtatatatatttatatatatatatatatatatatgtatatatatttatatatatatatatatatgtatatatatatatatatttatatatatatatatatatatatatatatatatatatatatatatgtatatatatatatatgtatatatatatatatatttatatttatatatttatatatatatatatatatatatatatatatatatatatatatttatatttatatatatatatatatatatatatatatatatatatatttatatatatatatatatatatatatatatatttatttacatatatatatataaatatatatatatatatatatatatatatttatatatatacatacatacatatacagatattggTTATAGTAATTATGTCATAAAATATTAAACAGATCACAATAaagaatacaattttttttacataaatacccTTAAGGCCTGTGTTTAGAATACTAATTTGAACAGTAAAACATGCTATAATTACAAATTAAAATTACACTACACTTTTTTACAGGGAAAGGTTGTGACAAGCTGGGAGCAGCCGAAGGATGAGATGGTTGCATACCGTTCCTTCCAGCCTTTCATTCCATTGTTGACAGCGTTGAACATGCACCAAGTCCAGCTGTGGGCTGTGTGGGCACTGCATCATGTTACCACCAAAAATAGTAAGTTATATTTCCCAAAATGCACATTTTCTTTTGGTGAAGAGGTATCTCTGGCTTCAACATAATCCATAAAAGATTTttttagacacacagacacagacacacagagacacaggcagacacatacacacagacacacacacacacatagacacacacacacatagacacacacacacacatagacacacacacagatacacaggcagacacatacgcacagacacacacacatacacacacacacacatacatacgcacacac is part of the Penaeus vannamei isolate JL-2024 chromosome 19, ASM4276789v1, whole genome shotgun sequence genome and harbors:
- the LOC138864995 gene encoding protein zyg-11 homolog; the protein is MIYYPTKLNINNNELHKTPKPPVSHKSTSQQDSQDDMTFPRVRLKPTPDDDRHLIDNLIDRRWVNLRLAFISIVLVRAFAIRPIFVKRDEASTPGSSNIEPTSITTGLPMPWTLLWSPNVDVSYFAAGIVAHLVCAGHDSWDESGISKEDLLEELGKVVTSWEQPKDEMVAYRSFQPFIPLLTALNMHQVQLWAVWALHHVTTKNSKRYCHMLVREGVDDVLRKLVALPGSNASVRELAGKVVDVLHENGFTKET